The following proteins are co-located in the Borrelia sp. A-FGy1 genome:
- a CDS encoding tape measure protein produces MKIEDIVIPISIATGNQEKLASLAEAIKEMGEQQFDNLERLADTLSQVEGTSDTVAATTAALVDAASRASQNFSKLSESVRNITNNNSGVKGLGDAIKNVGKNLVDVKGFAVKVGDSLGKVIENIAPLSLALKLTESIGSAITAGFSSSIDALKNFNAEVGSYSELLSDEKLGKALAEDMRELGDNTLFTREAISNAAKTLLSYGATSDETRERMNMFAEVAGGSSQGLEKLAEVYAKTESSNRVALEDLEALRDMGIDISDILASEAGVSGDALFKMASQGKIGFKDLSAALNKATKEGAKFYKNTAREAKTLEEAQAQTAKMGENLFLSLGQALEPLLMSFEKVKQLLLVGLLAPVTKIVAGVVTLLTKLTEVASFITGEFVKAFKSAFDPIFTLFAKVAELAGNLWGTLTKFLGFSKKELKEAEAAGTEEPARLKKYDPTAITDYDKQMMQDYEDLQKQIFKLRREAELKPYHEQLKAAAKIEALINAKNKEFIAKYSSSFDRLSEENQKTLAGVEKTVSDFAKANHDFVAAHKTLKEELAEKEREILTLPYREQEKASRKLAEEVNSRNKEFLARYSKNFASLNESSRQVVVAMEREVNEFEKTALDRSFAASYKELQDKITSIRYSLALLPEDAHSRASAKMQAHVSSMYKEFVDSHKDEFEKLNDSNRSALLSAATEARKATKGWLDSLLSLLNNLAGSINNVLNQDLGKSFAQSGAKGADALVESTINTSRQMLSSLGVWGGLAAAVLDFTIGIFKGIEANAIEEIEKKRDKDLERLAKQSEVDLARLEEGFDREINMRKEKLSKLDEQYNKEIDFIKQAQAKGQISGEEFQKRLQEVQAEYSSRKETAKEELAKQETSKKVEIEREKKLGKLEEERIKAQAELDKVNASWWSISKKENIANARKILEEILRRISTVKAAGSLEEIKLARKGAFFKTSSPTYIPQAGLLASEMGQPELVRVTPAPIEENLRLNEAALIAKEITRLQRLENKKENSKVIINNYNFTGDVLDAEKLVRMLKEKEHSLGFRMQE; encoded by the coding sequence ATGAAAATTGAGGATATAGTAATTCCTATATCAATCGCTACTGGTAACCAGGAGAAGCTAGCCTCTCTAGCTGAAGCTATAAAAGAGATGGGGGAGCAACAGTTTGACAACCTTGAGCGTCTTGCAGATACTCTTTCTCAAGTAGAGGGTACAAGCGATACTGTTGCTGCAACCACTGCTGCTTTAGTAGATGCGGCTAGCAGGGCAAGTCAAAATTTTAGCAAACTATCAGAATCTGTCCGAAACATTACTAATAATAACTCTGGGGTAAAGGGGCTAGGAGATGCTATAAAAAATGTTGGCAAGAATTTAGTTGATGTAAAGGGATTTGCAGTAAAGGTAGGTGATTCACTAGGAAAGGTTATAGAAAATATAGCCCCACTCTCATTAGCACTTAAGCTTACAGAAAGCATAGGGTCTGCTATAACTGCTGGATTTTCTAGCTCAATAGATGCACTAAAAAATTTTAATGCCGAAGTCGGCTCTTATTCCGAACTTCTTTCAGATGAAAAGTTAGGTAAAGCCTTAGCAGAGGATATGAGAGAGCTTGGAGATAATACTCTTTTTACAAGAGAAGCTATATCTAATGCTGCAAAAACTTTGCTTTCATATGGAGCAACCTCAGATGAGACTAGAGAGCGGATGAACATGTTTGCTGAAGTTGCTGGTGGATCTAGTCAAGGGTTAGAAAAACTTGCTGAGGTGTATGCTAAGACTGAATCTAGTAATAGGGTAGCACTTGAAGATCTTGAGGCATTGCGTGATATGGGAATAGATATCTCAGATATACTAGCTAGTGAAGCAGGTGTTAGTGGCGATGCCTTGTTTAAGATGGCTAGTCAAGGCAAAATTGGATTTAAGGATTTAAGTGCAGCTCTTAACAAGGCTACTAAAGAAGGGGCTAAATTTTACAAGAACACGGCACGTGAGGCTAAAACACTAGAGGAGGCTCAAGCACAAACAGCTAAGATGGGTGAAAATCTTTTCCTTTCTTTAGGACAAGCACTAGAGCCTCTGCTGATGAGTTTTGAGAAGGTAAAGCAACTCTTACTAGTAGGCCTGCTTGCTCCTGTTACAAAAATAGTTGCAGGAGTAGTAACTCTTCTTACTAAGCTAACTGAGGTTGCAAGCTTCATAACAGGTGAGTTTGTCAAAGCATTCAAATCTGCCTTTGATCCAATCTTTACTCTCTTTGCAAAGGTGGCAGAGCTTGCAGGAAATCTATGGGGCACGCTAACTAAATTTTTAGGGTTTAGCAAAAAAGAACTTAAAGAGGCAGAGGCAGCAGGGACAGAAGAACCAGCTAGGCTAAAAAAATATGATCCAACAGCCATCACTGATTATGATAAGCAGATGATGCAAGACTATGAGGACTTGCAAAAACAAATATTTAAGTTGCGAAGAGAAGCGGAGCTTAAGCCATATCATGAGCAACTAAAAGCTGCCGCTAAAATAGAGGCATTAATTAACGCTAAAAATAAAGAATTTATAGCTAAATATAGTTCAAGTTTTGACAGGTTAAGTGAGGAAAATCAAAAGACTTTAGCTGGTGTAGAAAAAACTGTAAGTGATTTTGCTAAAGCTAATCATGATTTTGTAGCAGCTCACAAGACTCTAAAGGAAGAATTAGCAGAAAAAGAGCGAGAAATACTAACTCTTCCCTATCGCGAACAGGAAAAGGCTAGTCGTAAGTTAGCAGAAGAGGTTAATAGCAGAAATAAGGAGTTTCTTGCAAGATACAGCAAAAATTTTGCAAGCCTAAATGAATCTAGTAGACAAGTTGTTGTTGCAATGGAGCGTGAAGTAAATGAGTTTGAAAAGACTGCTCTAGATAGATCATTTGCTGCCTCATACAAGGAATTACAAGACAAGATAACCTCCATTAGGTATAGCCTTGCACTTCTACCAGAAGATGCACACTCAAGAGCTAGTGCTAAAATGCAGGCTCATGTGTCTAGCATGTATAAGGAGTTTGTTGATTCTCATAAAGATGAGTTTGAAAAGCTTAATGATAGTAATAGAAGTGCATTACTAAGTGCTGCTACAGAGGCAAGAAAGGCTACAAAAGGATGGCTTGACTCCTTGCTTTCCCTCCTAAATAACCTTGCAGGCTCTATTAACAATGTGCTAAACCAAGATTTGGGGAAAAGCTTTGCTCAAAGTGGTGCAAAGGGAGCAGATGCATTAGTAGAATCAACTATTAATACATCCCGCCAAATGCTATCAAGTCTTGGAGTCTGGGGTGGACTAGCAGCAGCAGTGCTTGATTTTACTATAGGTATCTTTAAAGGTATTGAGGCCAATGCAATAGAAGAGATTGAAAAGAAGCGTGATAAGGATCTTGAAAGACTAGCTAAGCAGAGTGAGGTTGATCTTGCAAGACTAGAAGAAGGGTTTGACCGCGAAATAAATATGCGAAAAGAAAAGCTAAGCAAGCTTGATGAGCAGTATAACAAGGAAATTGATTTTATAAAACAAGCTCAAGCTAAGGGGCAAATATCTGGTGAAGAGTTTCAAAAAAGACTTCAGGAAGTTCAGGCTGAGTATAGTAGTAGAAAGGAGACAGCAAAAGAAGAGCTTGCAAAGCAAGAGACTTCTAAGAAGGTTGAGATTGAAAGGGAGAAAAAGCTTGGCAAGCTAGAGGAAGAAAGAATTAAGGCCCAGGCAGAACTTGATAAGGTCAATGCTTCTTGGTGGAGCATTAGCAAGAAAGAAAATATAGCTAATGCTAGAAAGATTTTAGAAGAAATACTAAGGCGAATATCGACTGTTAAAGCAGCAGGAAGCTTAGAGGAGATAAAACTAGCAAGAAAGGGGGCTTTCTTTAAAACCAGTAGCCCTACCTATATTCCACAAGCAGGGCTTCTTGCAAGTGAGATGGGGCAGCCTGAACTAGTAAGAGTAACCCCAGCACCAATTGAGGAGAACCTAAGACTTAATGAGGCTGCTCTTATAGCAAAAGAGATTACAAGATTGCAAAGGCTAGAAAATAAGAAAGAAAACAGTAAGGTAATAATTAACAATTACAATTTTACAGGAGATGTGCTAGATGCAGAAAAACTTGTAAGAATGCTAAAGGAGAAGGAGCATTCTCTAGGATTTAGAATGCAGGAATAA